The window TTCTGCTGCGAGTAAAGCTGGACTTAAGGTTCAGGATGTCATCATTTCATTTAATGGGTCAAAAATTGAAAACTCTAGTGATCTTAGAAAAAATCTTTATACCAATGTAAAAATTGGCGACAAAGTGAATTTAGAAATTTACAGAAATGGAAAATTACAAAAAATCACTGTTACGCTTTCAAAATAAATGAGGTCTAAATAGAAAGGAGGTGAAATCAATGAGAAAAAGGATTTTTTGGTTCTTAGGTATTGCTGTTACAGCGGTCATCCTGTTCCAATTTGCAAAAATGGCTGTTTTTCACTTTAATTGCTCTTCTGTTGCACAAGTATCACAACAAGGAAAATACTTTAGCGCACAAGGTTTACATAACGGTGGATTTGAGCAATTTAATGGTCCTTCTCAAAACATGATGATGGGTGGTCATGAAAGATTTGCAAATGGAAATGGAGGCCATGAAAACTGGTTTTTCCCGATGCTAATTGATCTAGGCCTGATTGGTTTTGGTTGGGTTTTATGGAAACTTGGAAATAAAAATAAACTGCAGAAGTCATTTGGTGCAGCACTACTATTTATAGGGGTTTGGGCCCTTTTACCAAACTGGCTTGTTCTTATTGCACTGATTGCAGGTGGGTATTACTGGTATAAATCAAGAAAAAAAAGTGAGACTCCAAATACATTTACTGGAGGAATTGATCAAGAATTTGCTGTAGCACCTAGTAAAAATTTTGATTTTCTGGATGAGTGGGAACGAACCATTAAAGAGGAGGATAATTAAGATGGGTATTTTTAAACGGTTAAAAGGGATTGCCCTTGCAGATATCAACTCTACTATCGATAAATTGGAAGACCCAATTAGTATGCTAAAGCAATATCTAAGAGATTTAGAAGTTGAAATTAAGAAGGCTGAAAAATCACTATCCAACCAACTTTTTATAGAAAAGAAATATGAATACATCATCGGAGAAGTAGAGGAAGTCATCATCAAGCGGACTCGGCAGGCACAATTAGCGGTTGATCAGCATGAAGATGAAATCGCAAAGCTGGCATTACAAGATAAAATATCCCAAGAGAAAAAATTAAGCAATGTTCAAATGGCGTATGATTCGACGAAAAAGCAAACCACTATTTTATATGGCCAAATAAAAAAATTAAAAGAAACATATGAAGAGTTACAGCAAAAAAAATTAGCTCTCATTTCCAGAGCGAATGCCGCACAGGCAACAAACCAAGTGAATCAAACATTGGTTTCATTCTCACCAGAAAATGCTGTTAAGGGATTTGCACGAATGGAAGACCAAATTCTGAACCTTGAGGCTAAGGCAAGTGCAACGCAATCATTTTATGAAATGAAACGACCACAGGAATCATTCTATTTGGACAAAGCCCTTCAAGATGAAGTCCAACTAGAATTAGACAAGCTAAAGAAAGTAAAAAACGAAACATTATAAAAAAAATAAATGGCTCGTCCTTTAAGGACGGGCCACTTATTTGTGTGGAAGGATCACCTTGCTTAATCCCGTGTTACATAAATTAATTTATCTTTTTGCTCGGTTACTCTTCCAATAATTTCAGCGATAGCGTGACCTCGCTGATGGAGTGCATCTATATATTGATTTGCTTCGGTTTCATCCAAAGCAACCAACAATCCCCCAGATGTAATCGCGTCGCATAGGATGATTTCTTCTTCAGGTAAAATCGAGTCATAATCAACGTCGTTTTCAAGCCATTTATGATTTGATTTAGATCCGCCAGGAACCACTCCGGCCTTGGCCAATTCAAACGTGCCTGGAAGAACTGGAATTTTAGCTAGTGAGATTTCAAAGCTGACATTACTTCCCCGTGCCATTTCACTTCCATGCCCAAGTAGGCCGAAACCTGTAACGTCTGTAACAGCATATGGATGAAAAGCAGTGAGCACTTCAGCGGCTGTTTTATTAAGAGATGCCATCGTTTCTGTAACCAGTTCTTCCTGTTCTGGTGTAACTGCGTTTCGTTTTATTCCGGTAGTGAGGATTCCCACACCAATCGGTTTTGTGATGACAAGCACATTACCTGGCTTTGCGCCAACGTTTTTCCATATTTTATCTGGATGGACAATGCCCGTTACGGATAAGCCAAATTTTGGTTCCTGATCATCAATTGAATGACCACCAACCGTGTAGGCACCTGCTTCTTTTACTTTATCAGCAGCACCACGTAATATGTCCGAAAGAATTTCCGGTCCCAATTTTTTTACAGGGTATCCAACTATGTTCAGAACGGTCTTAGGTTCACCACCCATAGCATAGACATCGCTCAAAGCATTTGCGGCAGCAATTTGCCCAAATTTATATGGATCATCTACAATCGGGGTAAAATAGTCTAGCGTTTGGATTAATGCGATGGAGTCAGTTAATTGAAAAACTCCGGCATCATCTGATGTTTCGTGCCCAACAAGCAATTCTGGAATGGGCTCTTG of the Bacillus sp. 1NLA3E genome contains:
- a CDS encoding PspA/IM30 family protein; the encoded protein is MGIFKRLKGIALADINSTIDKLEDPISMLKQYLRDLEVEIKKAEKSLSNQLFIEKKYEYIIGEVEEVIIKRTRQAQLAVDQHEDEIAKLALQDKISQEKKLSNVQMAYDSTKKQTTILYGQIKKLKETYEELQQKKLALISRANAAQATNQVNQTLVSFSPENAVKGFARMEDQILNLEAKASATQSFYEMKRPQESFYLDKALQDEVQLELDKLKKVKNETL
- the selD gene encoding selenide, water dikinase SelD, giving the protein MNEQEKVRLTSLSSKAGUGCKIGPEDLAQVLRLLPKQEPIPELLVGHETSDDAGVFQLTDSIALIQTLDYFTPIVDDPYKFGQIAAANALSDVYAMGGEPKTVLNIVGYPVKKLGPEILSDILRGAADKVKEAGAYTVGGHSIDDQEPKFGLSVTGIVHPDKIWKNVGAKPGNVLVITKPIGVGILTTGIKRNAVTPEQEELVTETMASLNKTAAEVLTAFHPYAVTDVTGFGLLGHGSEMARGSNVSFEISLAKIPVLPGTFELAKAGVVPGGSKSNHKWLENDVDYDSILPEEEIILCDAITSGGLLVALDETEANQYIDALHQRGHAIAEIIGRVTEQKDKLIYVTRD